The following proteins come from a genomic window of Triticum aestivum cultivar Chinese Spring chromosome 6A, IWGSC CS RefSeq v2.1, whole genome shotgun sequence:
- the LOC123127534 gene encoding protein ACTIVITY OF BC1 COMPLEX KINASE 8, chloroplastic isoform X2 has product MWLPSHHRSPLALPAPCSLLHTTPSSAASPRFHPLDPHSQTLALRPAMSVAAAAASLVASSSLSVPDHLRLRRPPPPLRFRRRSKDRLVLAVLEEKSSSAFTEEEARKFGLNGSASRLGYDDAAVEAYLGSNGNGNSNSNRSASGSGNGASVKPVPSGSGTSVVSGRGPGEDERRKERVEEIGREDAWFKRSDGEAMPKVSVVPGGRWNRFKTYSTIQRTLEIWGSVFAFIFKVWLNNQKFTYRGGMTEEKRVMRRKVLAKWLKESILRLGPTFIKIGQQFSTRVDILPKEYVDQLSELQDQVPPFPSETAVSTIEEELGASVNEIFERFDVEPLAAASLGQVHRASLNGQEVVLKVQRPGLKELFDIDLKNLRVIAEYLQKVDPKSDGAKRDWVAIYDECANVLYQEIDYTKEAFNAEKFAENFKNMDYVKVPEIYWEYTTPQVLTMEYVPGIKINRIQQIDKLGLDRKRLGRYAVESYLEQILSHGFFHADPHPGNIAVDDANGGRLIFYDFGMMGSISPNIREGLLEVFYGVYEKDPDKVLQAMVQMGVLVPTGDMTAVRRTAQFFLDSFEERLAAQRKEREMATVEPGFKKQLSKEEKFEKKKQRLAAIGEDLLAIAADQPFRFPATFTFVVRAFSVLDGIGKGLDPRFDITEIAKPYAMELLRFNEAGVEVLVKDARKRWDRQSRAFYNVFRQPDRVEKLAQIIERLEQGDLKLRVRALESERSFQRVAAVQKTIGYGVAAGSLVNLATILHLNSIRMPATIGYCLCAFFGLQILLGVLKVKKLDQQERLITGTA; this is encoded by the exons ATGTGGCTCCCCTCCCACCACCGCTCTCCTCTGGCCCTTCCCGCGCCTTGCTCCCTCCTCCACACcactccctcctccgccgcctcccctcgcTTCCACCCCCTCGACCCCCACAGCCAAACCCTAGCTCTCCGCCCCGCCATGTCCGTCGCGGCCGCGGCCGCCTCCCTCGTCGCCTCCTCTTCGCTCTCCGTTCCcgaccacctccgcctccgccgccccccgCCACCGCTCCGCTTCCGCCGCCGATCAAAGGACCGCCTCGTTCTTGCTGTTCTCGAGGAGAAATCCTCCTCTGCGTTTACTGAGGAGGAAGCCAGGAAGTTCGGGCTCAACGGGAGCGCGAGCAGGCTCGGGTACGACGATGCCGCGGTGGAGGCGTACCTCGGGTCCAACGGCAACggaaacagcaacagcaacaggaGTGCGAGTGGGAGTGGGAACGGCGCGAGCGTGAAGCCCGTGCCATCCGGGTCTGGCACTTCTGTGGTATCCGGCCGTGGGCCGGGTGAGGatgagaggaggaaggagagagtgGAGGAGATAGGCAGGGAGGACGCATGGTTTAAGCGAAGCGACGGAGAGGCCATGCCCAAG GTGTCTGTTGTTCCTGGTGGTCGTTGGAATCGGTTTAAAACCTATTCAACGATTCAAAGAACCTTGGAGATATGGGGCTCTGTCTTCGCATTTATATTCAAGGTTTGGCTCAACAACCAGAAGTTCACTTATCGAG GGGGGATGACGGAAGAGAAAAGGGTAATGAGGAGGAAAGTTCTTGCCAAGTGGCTCAAGGAGAGTATTTTGAGATTAGGCCCCACATTTATTAAAATAGGACAGCAATTCTCCACCAGGGTGGATATTCTTCCAAAAGAATATGTGGATCAATTATCTGAATTGCAG GATCAGGTCCCTCCATTCCCTTCAGAGACAGCTGTGTCAACTATTGAAGAAGAGCTGGGAGCATCTGTAAATGAGATATTTGAACGATTTGACGTTGAACCATTAGCTGCTGCTAGCCTCG GCCAGGTTCATCGGGCAAGCCTAAATGGCCAAGAAGTTGTACTCAAGGTGCAAAGGCCTGGTCTGAAAGAGCTGTTTGATATTGATCTGAAGAATTTAAGG GTAATAGCAGAATACCTTCAGAAAGTGGATCCCAAGTCAGATGGTGCCAAGAGAGACTGGGTTGCTATTTATGATGAATGTGCAAATGTATTATATCAG GAAATAGACTATACCAAAGAAGCATTTAATGCTGAAAAGTTTGCTGAAAACTTCAAAAATATGGATTATGTGAAGGTTCCAGAAATTTACTGGGAGTATACTACACCTCAG GTTCTAACAATGGAGTATGTCCCAGGAATCAAAATAAATAGGATACAGCAGATAGATAAGTTAGGGCTTGATCGGAAAAG GTTAGGCCGGTATGCTGTTGAGTCCTACCTTGAGCAGATTTTATCGCATGGATTTTTCCACGCCGACCCG CATCCAGGGAACATTGCTGTTGATGATGCCAATGGTGGGAGGCTTATCTTCTATGACTTTGGGATGATGGGAAG TATTAGCCCAAATATCCGCGAAGGACTGCTTGAAGTATTTTATGGAGTTTATGAAAAAGATCCTGATAAA GTGCTTCAAGCAATGGTTCAAATGGGTGTCCTTGTTCCTACTGGAGATATGACAGCCGTCAGAAGAACAGCTCAATTTTTCCTGGATAG CTTTGAAGAGCGTCTAGCTGCACaaaggaaagagagagagatggcAACCGTGGAACCTGGATTTAAAAAACAATTATCTAAGGAGGAAAAGTTTGAAAAGAAGAAGCAGAGACTTGCAGCTATCG GAGAGGATCTTTTGGCAATTGCTGCTGATCAACCATTTCGGTTTCCTGCCACCTTTACATTTGTGGTCAGAGCATTCTCAG TACTGGATGGTATTGGGAAAGGTTTAGATCCTAGATTTGATATTACAGAGATTGCTAAGCC TTATGCCATGGAGTTGCTCAGATTTAATGAAGCTGGTGTTGAAGTACTTGTTAAG GATGCAAGGAAGCGATGGGACAGGCAATCTCGTGCATTCTACAATGTGTTCCGTCAACCTGACAGAGTTGAAAAACTTGCACAGATTATTGAGCGTTTG GAGCAAGGTGATCTCAAGCTTCGTGTCAGAGCATTAGAATCAGAAAGATCGTTTCAAAGAGTTGCCGCTGTACAGAAAACAATTGGATAT GGAGTGGCTGCCGGGAGTTTGGTAAACCTCGCTACCATTCTGCACCTCAATTCGATCCGG ATGCCAGCAACCATCGGATACTGTCTTTGTGCGTTCTTTGGGCTACAAATCCTGCTTGGCGTTCTCAAGGTGAAGAAGCTGGACCAACAAGAGAGATTGATAACCGGCACTGCCTGA
- the LOC123127534 gene encoding protein ACTIVITY OF BC1 COMPLEX KINASE 8, chloroplastic isoform X1, translating into MWLPSHHRSPLALPAPCSLLHTTPSSAASPRFHPLDPHSQTLALRPAMSVAAAAASLVASSSLSVPDHLRLRRPPPPLRFRRRSKDRLVLAVLEEKSSSAFTEEEARKFGLNGSASRLGYDDAAVEAYLGSNGNGNSNSNRSASGSGNGASVKPVPSGSGTSVVSGRGPGEDERRKERVEEIGREDAWFKRSDGEAMPKVSVVPGGRWNRFKTYSTIQRTLEIWGSVFAFIFKVWLNNQKFTYRGGMTEEKRVMRRKVLAKWLKESILRLGPTFIKIGQQFSTRVDILPKEYVDQLSELQDQVPPFPSETAVSTIEEELGASVNEIFERFDVEPLAAASLGQVHRASLNGQEVVLKVQRPGLKELFDIDLKNLRVIAEYLQKVDPKSDGAKRDWVAIYDECANVLYQEIDYTKEAFNAEKFAENFKNMDYVKVPEIYWEYTTPQVLTMEYVPGIKINRIQQIDKLGLDRKRLGRYAVESYLEQILSHGFFHADPHPGNIAVDDANGGRLIFYDFGMMGRLLMIILFPPKSIYVINLIFILFTCSISPNIREGLLEVFYGVYEKDPDKVLQAMVQMGVLVPTGDMTAVRRTAQFFLDSFEERLAAQRKEREMATVEPGFKKQLSKEEKFEKKKQRLAAIGEDLLAIAADQPFRFPATFTFVVRAFSVLDGIGKGLDPRFDITEIAKPYAMELLRFNEAGVEVLVKDARKRWDRQSRAFYNVFRQPDRVEKLAQIIERLEQGDLKLRVRALESERSFQRVAAVQKTIGYGVAAGSLVNLATILHLNSIRMPATIGYCLCAFFGLQILLGVLKVKKLDQQERLITGTA; encoded by the exons ATGTGGCTCCCCTCCCACCACCGCTCTCCTCTGGCCCTTCCCGCGCCTTGCTCCCTCCTCCACACcactccctcctccgccgcctcccctcgcTTCCACCCCCTCGACCCCCACAGCCAAACCCTAGCTCTCCGCCCCGCCATGTCCGTCGCGGCCGCGGCCGCCTCCCTCGTCGCCTCCTCTTCGCTCTCCGTTCCcgaccacctccgcctccgccgccccccgCCACCGCTCCGCTTCCGCCGCCGATCAAAGGACCGCCTCGTTCTTGCTGTTCTCGAGGAGAAATCCTCCTCTGCGTTTACTGAGGAGGAAGCCAGGAAGTTCGGGCTCAACGGGAGCGCGAGCAGGCTCGGGTACGACGATGCCGCGGTGGAGGCGTACCTCGGGTCCAACGGCAACggaaacagcaacagcaacaggaGTGCGAGTGGGAGTGGGAACGGCGCGAGCGTGAAGCCCGTGCCATCCGGGTCTGGCACTTCTGTGGTATCCGGCCGTGGGCCGGGTGAGGatgagaggaggaaggagagagtgGAGGAGATAGGCAGGGAGGACGCATGGTTTAAGCGAAGCGACGGAGAGGCCATGCCCAAG GTGTCTGTTGTTCCTGGTGGTCGTTGGAATCGGTTTAAAACCTATTCAACGATTCAAAGAACCTTGGAGATATGGGGCTCTGTCTTCGCATTTATATTCAAGGTTTGGCTCAACAACCAGAAGTTCACTTATCGAG GGGGGATGACGGAAGAGAAAAGGGTAATGAGGAGGAAAGTTCTTGCCAAGTGGCTCAAGGAGAGTATTTTGAGATTAGGCCCCACATTTATTAAAATAGGACAGCAATTCTCCACCAGGGTGGATATTCTTCCAAAAGAATATGTGGATCAATTATCTGAATTGCAG GATCAGGTCCCTCCATTCCCTTCAGAGACAGCTGTGTCAACTATTGAAGAAGAGCTGGGAGCATCTGTAAATGAGATATTTGAACGATTTGACGTTGAACCATTAGCTGCTGCTAGCCTCG GCCAGGTTCATCGGGCAAGCCTAAATGGCCAAGAAGTTGTACTCAAGGTGCAAAGGCCTGGTCTGAAAGAGCTGTTTGATATTGATCTGAAGAATTTAAGG GTAATAGCAGAATACCTTCAGAAAGTGGATCCCAAGTCAGATGGTGCCAAGAGAGACTGGGTTGCTATTTATGATGAATGTGCAAATGTATTATATCAG GAAATAGACTATACCAAAGAAGCATTTAATGCTGAAAAGTTTGCTGAAAACTTCAAAAATATGGATTATGTGAAGGTTCCAGAAATTTACTGGGAGTATACTACACCTCAG GTTCTAACAATGGAGTATGTCCCAGGAATCAAAATAAATAGGATACAGCAGATAGATAAGTTAGGGCTTGATCGGAAAAG GTTAGGCCGGTATGCTGTTGAGTCCTACCTTGAGCAGATTTTATCGCATGGATTTTTCCACGCCGACCCG CATCCAGGGAACATTGCTGTTGATGATGCCAATGGTGGGAGGCTTATCTTCTATGACTTTGGGATGATGGGAAGGTTGCTTATGATCATTTTGTTTCCTCCAAAGTCCATTTATGTAATTAATCTAATCTTCATTCTTTTTACTTGCAGTATTAGCCCAAATATCCGCGAAGGACTGCTTGAAGTATTTTATGGAGTTTATGAAAAAGATCCTGATAAA GTGCTTCAAGCAATGGTTCAAATGGGTGTCCTTGTTCCTACTGGAGATATGACAGCCGTCAGAAGAACAGCTCAATTTTTCCTGGATAG CTTTGAAGAGCGTCTAGCTGCACaaaggaaagagagagagatggcAACCGTGGAACCTGGATTTAAAAAACAATTATCTAAGGAGGAAAAGTTTGAAAAGAAGAAGCAGAGACTTGCAGCTATCG GAGAGGATCTTTTGGCAATTGCTGCTGATCAACCATTTCGGTTTCCTGCCACCTTTACATTTGTGGTCAGAGCATTCTCAG TACTGGATGGTATTGGGAAAGGTTTAGATCCTAGATTTGATATTACAGAGATTGCTAAGCC TTATGCCATGGAGTTGCTCAGATTTAATGAAGCTGGTGTTGAAGTACTTGTTAAG GATGCAAGGAAGCGATGGGACAGGCAATCTCGTGCATTCTACAATGTGTTCCGTCAACCTGACAGAGTTGAAAAACTTGCACAGATTATTGAGCGTTTG GAGCAAGGTGATCTCAAGCTTCGTGTCAGAGCATTAGAATCAGAAAGATCGTTTCAAAGAGTTGCCGCTGTACAGAAAACAATTGGATAT GGAGTGGCTGCCGGGAGTTTGGTAAACCTCGCTACCATTCTGCACCTCAATTCGATCCGG ATGCCAGCAACCATCGGATACTGTCTTTGTGCGTTCTTTGGGCTACAAATCCTGCTTGGCGTTCTCAAGGTGAAGAAGCTGGACCAACAAGAGAGATTGATAACCGGCACTGCCTGA